The following coding sequences are from one Mycolicibacterium aichiense window:
- a CDS encoding response regulator transcription factor: MSRPGAQPLHVLVYSSNARTRDEVRLALGKRVHPELPDLTYTDVATGPMVIQLMDAGGFDLVILDGEAAPVGGMGIAKQLKDEIDDCPPVLVLTGRSDDAWLANWSRAEAAVPHPIDPVRLGEAVVDLLRTSVQ, from the coding sequence GTGTCTCGCCCGGGCGCGCAGCCCCTTCACGTGCTGGTCTACAGCAGCAATGCCCGCACCCGTGATGAGGTGCGCCTGGCTCTGGGGAAGCGGGTCCACCCCGAACTCCCGGATCTCACCTACACCGACGTGGCGACCGGACCGATGGTGATCCAGCTGATGGATGCCGGCGGATTCGATCTGGTGATCCTCGACGGCGAGGCGGCTCCCGTCGGCGGGATGGGCATTGCCAAACAACTCAAAGACGAGATAGACGACTGCCCGCCGGTGCTGGTGCTGACGGGCCGATCCGACGATGCGTGGCTGGCCAACTGGTCGCGCGCCGAGGCCGCGGTGCCTCACCCGATCGACCCGGTGCGACTCG
- a CDS encoding YceI family protein: MSALQALLNDPGAAGVWRLVPARSSVRFKNKTFWGLATVTGKFGDVSGTGQVGANGAVSGRLEIGASSLKTGIGKRDEHLRSPDFFDVENHPAIRVEVTGLEPTGADTADLTATLTVRGVSTPLPLSVTITPLGDGSVQLTTTTTVDRTALGVSGNMIGMMPATTTLLADVVFAKE, from the coding sequence ATGTCCGCACTGCAGGCGTTACTCAACGATCCCGGGGCCGCCGGGGTGTGGCGATTGGTTCCCGCGCGCTCCTCGGTGCGGTTCAAGAACAAGACGTTCTGGGGGTTGGCCACCGTCACGGGCAAATTCGGCGATGTGAGCGGCACCGGGCAGGTCGGCGCGAACGGCGCGGTGTCGGGCCGGCTGGAGATCGGCGCGTCGTCGCTGAAGACCGGTATCGGAAAACGTGACGAACATCTGCGATCACCCGACTTCTTCGACGTCGAGAACCATCCAGCGATCCGCGTCGAGGTGACCGGGCTGGAACCCACCGGCGCGGACACTGCCGATCTCACCGCGACTCTCACCGTCCGAGGGGTGAGCACGCCGCTGCCGCTGTCGGTCACGATCACCCCGCTCGGCGACGGCTCTGTGCAGCTGACCACCACAACAACGGTCGATCGCACCGCACTGGGTGTCAGCGGCAACATGATCGGGATGATGCCCGCGACCACCACGCTGCTGGCCGACGTCGTCTTCGCGAAAGAGTGA
- a CDS encoding nuclear transport factor 2 family protein, translating into MTTESQILQAADRLFAAITQGDVAAVAALWADDVTVWHTGDERDSDKTRALKVIRWYVGATTYRHYDVLDRQVFDGGFVQQHILRCTSTRGEDVALRVCLIVKVGDDGLIRRIDEYLDPADLAPLLS; encoded by the coding sequence ATGACCACCGAGAGCCAGATCCTGCAGGCCGCCGACCGGCTGTTCGCCGCGATCACCCAAGGCGATGTAGCCGCGGTGGCAGCGCTGTGGGCCGACGATGTCACCGTCTGGCACACCGGCGACGAGCGCGACAGCGACAAGACCCGCGCTCTCAAGGTGATCCGATGGTACGTCGGCGCCACCACCTACCGGCATTACGACGTGCTCGACCGGCAGGTGTTCGACGGCGGCTTCGTCCAGCAGCACATTCTGCGGTGCACCAGTACCCGTGGTGAAGACGTGGCCTTGCGGGTATGCCTGATCGTGAAAGTCGGAGACGACGGCCTCATCCGCCGAATCGACGAGTACCTCGATCCCGCCGATCTGGCACCGCTGCTGTCCTGA
- a CDS encoding DUF6285 domain-containing protein — MSGLNGRPTAAELVAAVAEFLEGDVRSNTTGSVNFHALVAVNVLRTVERELLDETAAEPQAALERLGYPDESALAAAIRAGELDGRSDDVMGCLRTVVQHRLAIAHPGYDSPEGGSPS; from the coding sequence GTGAGCGGACTCAACGGACGGCCCACAGCCGCCGAACTCGTCGCCGCCGTTGCCGAATTCCTCGAGGGCGACGTCCGGTCCAACACCACCGGATCGGTGAACTTCCACGCCCTCGTCGCCGTCAACGTACTGCGCACCGTGGAACGCGAGTTGCTCGACGAGACCGCCGCCGAACCGCAGGCCGCGCTCGAAAGGCTCGGCTACCCGGACGAAAGCGCACTGGCCGCGGCCATCCGCGCCGGGGAACTCGACGGTCGCAGCGACGACGTCATGGGCTGCCTTCGCACTGTGGTCCAGCACCGGCTGGCCATTGCCCACCCTGGATACGACTCACCCGAGGGAGGTTCGCCGTCATGA
- a CDS encoding phosphotransferase family protein has translation MAADTLAADLADVLRPLLGPETDVDNLRALTGGASRTTWAFDAVTGSERRALILRTGPPDDVHAGMELEAAVQVAAAEAGAPVPDVLVASDSVEALGNPFLICGEIAGETIVRRIQRQLDDDGRARLLRQCAQALAAIHRAAADAPGLAEQDQMTEWHQRLDEMGDTTATFEWAFRWLEAHRPPPSPLRLVHGDFRMGNLIVDGSDLAAVLDWELVHIGEIYEDLAWFCIRAWRFGAPSNMAAGGLGSIDDFVAAYEQAGGATVDRATLRWWLVLATLRWGVICRFQAERHLSGQTRSVELAAIGRRVCETEWDVLDLLEGAL, from the coding sequence GTGGCCGCCGACACGCTGGCCGCGGATCTGGCCGATGTGCTGCGTCCACTGCTCGGCCCTGAGACAGATGTGGACAACCTACGCGCGCTGACCGGTGGGGCCAGCCGCACCACCTGGGCATTCGACGCGGTGACCGGGTCAGAGCGCCGCGCACTGATTCTGCGCACCGGTCCGCCGGATGACGTCCACGCCGGAATGGAACTGGAGGCGGCCGTCCAGGTGGCGGCCGCGGAGGCAGGCGCGCCGGTGCCTGATGTCCTTGTTGCCTCCGATTCGGTTGAGGCACTGGGTAATCCGTTTCTGATCTGCGGTGAGATCGCCGGCGAGACCATCGTGCGACGCATCCAACGCCAGCTCGACGATGACGGCCGGGCGAGGTTGCTGCGTCAGTGCGCACAGGCGCTGGCGGCGATTCATCGCGCCGCGGCCGACGCTCCCGGGCTGGCCGAGCAGGACCAGATGACGGAGTGGCATCAGCGTCTCGACGAAATGGGCGACACCACAGCGACATTCGAGTGGGCGTTTCGATGGCTGGAGGCCCACCGGCCGCCGCCGTCGCCGCTGCGCCTCGTGCACGGCGATTTCCGGATGGGCAACCTGATCGTCGACGGGTCGGACCTGGCCGCCGTACTGGACTGGGAACTGGTCCACATCGGCGAGATCTACGAAGACCTGGCGTGGTTCTGCATTCGAGCATGGCGGTTCGGCGCCCCGTCGAACATGGCAGCCGGCGGCCTGGGCAGCATCGACGATTTCGTCGCGGCCTACGAGCAGGCCGGCGGCGCGACCGTCGACCGCGCGACGTTGCGGTGGTGGCTGGTGCTGGCCACCCTGCGCTGGGGAGTGATCTGCCGTTTTCAGGCCGAACGACACCTCAGCGGCCAGACCCGATCGGTCGAGCTGGCCGCGATCGGCCGGCGGGTATGCGAGACCGAATGGGATGTGCTCGACCTACTGGAGGGCGCCTTGTGA
- a CDS encoding acyl-CoA dehydrogenase family protein: MDFALPEHLTTLLAEMDAFIEAEIKPLEREHIQYFDQRREFARTDVENGGIPRREWEDLLDEMRRRADKAGWLRYGLPSKFGGRDGTNLDMAVIREHLAHKGLGLHNDLQDESSIVGNFPQVIMMDRFGTDDQKSEWIEAMLTGTRSMAFGLTEPDHGSDATWLETRAVRDGDDWVINGNKRWNTGVHRATHDLVFARTSGEAGQARGITAFLVPCDAEGFEVPYYWWTFNMPTDHAEVVLRDVRIPADAVLGEVDHGLEVAQTFLHENRIRQAASSLGAAQYCIDRAVDYAGKRVTFGKPLAVNQAVQWPLVELQTEAQMVRLLVRYAATELDRNHHLEVSDKVSMANYRANRLVCEAADRAMQVHGGVGYSRHEPFEHIYRHHRRYRITEGAEEIQMRRVAQRMFKFGKPAR, from the coding sequence GTGGATTTCGCTCTGCCCGAACACCTTACGACCCTGCTGGCCGAGATGGACGCGTTCATCGAAGCCGAGATCAAGCCGCTGGAGCGGGAACACATCCAGTATTTCGATCAGCGCCGCGAGTTCGCCCGCACCGACGTCGAGAACGGCGGTATCCCCCGCCGGGAGTGGGAGGATCTGCTCGACGAGATGCGCCGGCGAGCCGACAAGGCGGGGTGGTTGCGGTACGGGCTGCCGTCGAAGTTCGGTGGTCGGGATGGCACCAATCTCGACATGGCCGTGATACGGGAACACCTGGCACACAAGGGACTTGGCCTGCACAACGATCTGCAGGACGAATCCTCGATCGTCGGGAACTTCCCGCAGGTCATCATGATGGACCGGTTCGGCACCGACGATCAGAAGAGCGAATGGATCGAGGCGATGCTGACCGGCACGCGGTCCATGGCATTCGGACTCACCGAACCGGACCACGGGTCGGACGCCACCTGGCTGGAGACCCGCGCCGTCCGAGACGGTGACGACTGGGTGATCAACGGCAACAAGCGCTGGAACACCGGTGTACACCGGGCCACCCACGACCTGGTGTTCGCCCGCACCTCCGGCGAGGCCGGCCAGGCGCGCGGCATCACCGCGTTCCTGGTTCCGTGCGACGCCGAAGGGTTCGAGGTGCCGTACTACTGGTGGACGTTCAACATGCCGACCGACCACGCCGAGGTCGTCCTGCGTGACGTGCGGATCCCCGCCGACGCCGTCCTCGGCGAGGTGGACCACGGCCTGGAAGTCGCCCAGACCTTCCTGCACGAGAACAGGATTCGGCAGGCGGCAAGCAGCCTCGGCGCCGCCCAGTACTGCATCGACCGCGCCGTCGACTACGCGGGCAAGCGGGTGACGTTCGGCAAGCCGCTGGCGGTCAACCAGGCCGTGCAGTGGCCGCTGGTCGAGTTGCAGACCGAGGCGCAGATGGTGCGGCTGCTGGTCCGCTATGCGGCCACCGAGCTCGACCGCAACCATCACCTCGAGGTCTCCGACAAGGTGTCGATGGCCAATTACCGCGCCAACCGGCTGGTGTGCGAGGCCGCCGACCGCGCCATGCAGGTGCACGGCGGAGTCGGCTACAGCCGCCATGAACCGTTCGAGCACATCTACCGGCACCACCGCCGGTATCGCATCACCGAGGGCGCCGAGGAGATCCAGATGCGTCGTGTAGCCCAGCGGATGTTCAAGTTCGGCAAGCCGGCTCGCTGA
- a CDS encoding TetR/AcrR family transcriptional regulator → MEPSSRSRKADGAADGPRELSSKGRQTRKAIEDAARKLFAERGFHGTTLVDITSAAGRSPAVFYRYYDDKEDLLAALAGSFLHDVVLPSGLRLHLPESPDDTRFFVTVVSAYWDMFKQSIGVMVAVDQLAATEPRFAALQNQFRQFGIDIVAASVLRAQEHGYAAGLQPEHTALAIALLFEQFTTVCLRPDSAGLGLRLSDDDAVTTLSAIWKKTLYGY, encoded by the coding sequence ATGGAACCGTCCAGCCGTTCGCGTAAGGCGGACGGGGCCGCCGACGGCCCGCGCGAACTGAGCTCCAAGGGTCGCCAAACCCGCAAGGCCATCGAGGACGCCGCCCGAAAGCTTTTTGCCGAACGGGGTTTCCACGGCACCACGCTGGTCGACATCACGTCGGCGGCGGGCAGGTCCCCCGCGGTGTTCTACCGCTACTACGACGACAAAGAGGACCTGTTGGCCGCACTGGCCGGTTCGTTTCTGCACGACGTCGTACTCCCGTCCGGCCTGCGACTGCACCTGCCCGAATCCCCGGACGACACCCGCTTTTTCGTCACGGTCGTCAGCGCCTACTGGGACATGTTCAAACAGAGCATCGGCGTGATGGTCGCGGTCGACCAGCTGGCCGCCACCGAACCGCGGTTCGCCGCGCTGCAAAACCAGTTCCGTCAGTTCGGCATCGACATCGTCGCTGCGTCGGTGCTGCGCGCCCAGGAACACGGGTACGCCGCCGGCCTGCAACCCGAGCACACCGCGCTGGCGATCGCGCTGCTGTTCGAACAGTTCACCACCGTGTGCCTGCGCCCCGACAGCGCAGGACTGGGTCTGCGCCTGTCGGACGACGACGCCGTCACGACCCTGTCCGCCATTTGGAAGAAAACGCTCTACGGCTATTGA
- a CDS encoding cyclopropane mycolic acid synthase family methyltransferase: MSHPASTTSHLKPHFEDVQSHYDLSDDFFRLFLDPTQTYSCAYFERDDLTLQEAQLAKIDLSLGKLGLEPGMTLLDVGCGWGATMRRAIEKYDVNVVGLTLSRNQQAHAERAFAEMDTTRSRRVLLCGWEQFDEPVDRIVSIGAFEHFGADRYNAFFDFAYDVLPDDGVMMLHSIMQIPRAEMEARGLPITMSLLRFFKFISVEIFPGGHLPTREIVKDLAGKAGFTTDLVQSLEQHYAKTLDLWAAALEARRDEAIAIQSEEVYDRYMKYLTGCADLFRNRYTDVCQFTLSK, translated from the coding sequence TTGTCACACCCAGCAAGCACCACATCACACCTGAAGCCGCACTTCGAGGACGTTCAGTCGCACTACGACCTGTCCGACGACTTCTTCCGGCTCTTCCTCGATCCGACGCAGACCTACAGCTGCGCCTACTTCGAGCGCGACGATCTGACGCTGCAGGAGGCGCAGCTCGCCAAGATCGATCTGTCGCTGGGCAAGCTGGGTCTGGAGCCCGGGATGACACTTCTGGACGTCGGCTGCGGCTGGGGCGCCACGATGCGCCGTGCGATCGAGAAGTATGACGTCAATGTCGTCGGGCTGACCCTGAGCCGCAATCAGCAGGCTCACGCCGAACGGGCGTTCGCCGAGATGGATACGACGCGCAGCCGCCGCGTTTTGCTGTGCGGCTGGGAGCAGTTCGACGAGCCGGTGGACCGGATCGTGTCGATCGGCGCCTTCGAGCACTTCGGGGCGGACCGCTACAACGCGTTCTTCGACTTCGCCTATGACGTCCTGCCCGACGACGGCGTGATGATGCTGCACTCCATCATGCAGATACCGCGGGCCGAGATGGAGGCACGCGGACTGCCCATCACGATGAGCCTGCTGCGGTTCTTCAAGTTCATCTCGGTGGAGATCTTCCCCGGCGGGCACCTGCCGACCCGCGAGATCGTCAAGGACCTGGCCGGAAAGGCCGGCTTCACAACCGATCTCGTCCAGTCGCTGGAACAGCACTACGCGAAGACCCTCGACCTGTGGGCGGCCGCACTCGAGGCGCGTCGGGATGAGGCGATCGCGATCCAGTCCGAAGAGGTCTACGACCGCTACATGAAGTACCTGACCGGGTGCGCGGACCTGTTCCGCAACCGCTACACCGACGTCTGCCAGTTCACCCTGAGCAAGTAG
- a CDS encoding RNA-binding S4 domain-containing protein, with the protein MESTRVDRWLWAVRLTKTRPDAAAACRGGHVRVNDRLAKPSTTVSPGDEVRARVGDTTRIVEVVRVIAKRVGAADAVTCYLDRTPKPPTVPVVPVAARDRGAGRPTKRDRRALDKWRASQG; encoded by the coding sequence ATGGAATCGACTCGGGTGGATCGGTGGCTGTGGGCGGTCAGGCTGACGAAGACCCGCCCGGACGCCGCCGCCGCGTGCCGAGGCGGGCACGTCCGCGTGAACGACCGGTTGGCCAAGCCTTCGACGACGGTCTCACCCGGCGACGAGGTGCGTGCACGCGTCGGCGACACGACGAGAATCGTCGAGGTCGTCCGGGTGATCGCCAAACGGGTCGGGGCCGCCGACGCCGTCACCTGCTACCTGGACCGCACACCCAAGCCGCCCACCGTTCCCGTCGTGCCGGTGGCGGCCCGCGATCGCGGAGCCGGCCGGCCGACCAAACGGGACCGCCGAGCGCTCGACAAGTGGCGTGCGAGCCAGGGCTGA
- a CDS encoding hydroxymethylglutaryl-CoA lyase, with product MSELPGHVTIREVALRDGLQIEDPIPLSAKLELLAAIAATGVREVEATAFVSPSKVPALADAPELAAHLGDYPDIDFSALVASPNGAKRAIAAGLRSVEYVVSAADAHSRANVGRSSADATAQIADIVAIAHDSGASVEVIIATAWDCPFDGPTPPQRVLDIVDAACEFGADRLAIADTIGTTTPGRVTALMNQVRPRIGDLPLGAHFHNTRGAGLASAYAAVAAGVTRLDSSVGGLGGCPFAPGASGNIATEDLVYLLRDSGIGVDIDLPAAISAAAVAKSVVGHDLPSALLRAGDRILS from the coding sequence ATGAGCGAGCTGCCCGGCCACGTCACGATCCGCGAGGTTGCCCTGCGCGACGGCCTGCAGATCGAAGATCCGATTCCGTTGTCCGCCAAGCTCGAACTGCTCGCGGCGATCGCCGCCACCGGAGTCCGGGAAGTGGAGGCGACGGCCTTTGTCTCCCCGTCGAAGGTGCCCGCCCTGGCCGACGCGCCGGAGCTGGCCGCCCATCTCGGTGACTATCCCGACATCGACTTCTCCGCCCTGGTGGCCAGCCCGAACGGCGCCAAGCGGGCCATCGCCGCCGGGCTGCGTTCGGTTGAATACGTGGTCTCGGCGGCCGACGCCCACAGTCGGGCCAACGTCGGCCGCAGCAGCGCGGACGCCACCGCGCAGATCGCCGACATCGTCGCCATCGCCCACGACTCGGGAGCCAGCGTCGAGGTCATCATCGCCACCGCGTGGGACTGCCCGTTCGACGGCCCGACCCCGCCGCAGCGCGTCCTCGACATCGTCGACGCCGCGTGCGAATTCGGTGCGGACCGGCTGGCCATCGCCGACACCATCGGCACCACCACGCCCGGGCGCGTCACCGCCCTGATGAATCAGGTGAGACCCCGCATCGGTGATCTGCCGCTGGGCGCCCACTTCCACAACACCCGCGGCGCCGGATTGGCCAGCGCGTATGCGGCGGTCGCCGCCGGCGTCACGCGGCTGGACTCGTCGGTGGGCGGTCTGGGCGGCTGCCCGTTCGCGCCGGGGGCGAGCGGCAACATCGCCACCGAGGACCTCGTATACCTGTTGCGCGACAGCGGAATCGGCGTCGACATCGACCTGCCCGCGGCGATCAGCGCGGCAGCCGTCGCGAAGTCGGTGGTCGGCCACGATCTGCCCAGCGCGCTGCTGCGCGCCGGCGACCGGATACTGAGCTGA